A DNA window from Setaria viridis chromosome 2, Setaria_viridis_v4.0, whole genome shotgun sequence contains the following coding sequences:
- the LOC117842023 gene encoding ABC transporter G family member 43 isoform X2, with translation MTLLLGPPSSGKSTLMRALTGKPAKNLKVSGKITYCGHEFSEFYPERTSAYVSQYDLHNGEMTVRETMDFSRRCLGIGARYDMLSELARRERNAGIKPDPEIDAFMKATAVEGKETNIMTDIILKVLGLDICADIIVGDEMKRGISGGQKKRVTTGEMLTGPAKALFMDEISTGLDSSSTFQIVKYIRQMVHVMNNTVMISLLQPPPETYNLFDDIILLSEGYVVYHGPRADILEFFESAGFRCPERKGVADFLQEVTSRKDQQQYWCHDQEHYRYVSVPEFVQHFKTFHVGQKLQKELQVPYDKSKTHPAALTTKKYGLSSWESLKAVLSREWLLMRRNSFLYIFKFVQLFMLALITMTVFFRTKMPSGKFSDNGKFNGALASSLITIMFIGVTEMNMTIKKLPVFYKQRDYLFFPAWTYGLATILLKIPFSFLDSFMWTTVTYYVMGFAPAAGRFFSQFLAYFLTHQMAVAMFRLLGAILKTMVVANTFGMFSLLIVFLFGGFLIPRQDIKPWWIWAYWVSPMMYSNNAISINEFLATRWAGPNTAANINAPTIGKAILKFKGYFGGQWGYWLSIGAMIGFIILFNVLFLCALTFLSPGGSSNAVISDDDDKKKSTDQEQMHQVPHGTDEAANRRTQTGMVLPFQPLSLSFNHMNYYVDMPAAMKEQGFTESRLQLLSDISGAFRPGVLTALVGVSGAGKTTLMDVLAGRKTSGTIEGDIKLSGYPKKQETFARISGYCEQTDIHSPNVTVYESLIYSAWLRLSSEVDENTRKMFVEEVMSLVELDILRDALVGLPGVSGLSTEQRKRLTIAVELVANPSIIFMDEPTSGLDARAAAIVMRTVRNTVNTGRTVVCTIHQPSIDIFEAFDELLLLKRGGRVIYAGQLGVQSRILVDYFEAIPGVPKITEGYNPATWMLEVSSPLAEARMNVDFAEIYANSALYRSNQELIKELSIPPPGYQDLSFPSKYAQNFRNQCMANTWKQFRSYWKNPPYNAMRYLMTLLYSVVFGTVFWRKGKNVGTEQDLLNLLGATYAAIFFLGAANLLSALPVFSIERTVFYREKAAGMFSPLSYAFALTVVELVYNIAQGILYTVPIYAMIGYDWKADKFFYFLFFITACFLYFTLFGAMLIACTPSQMLASILVSFTLTSWNIFAGFLIPRPALPIWWRWYYWCDPVAWTIYGVIASQFGDIGRSVEVPGNLAGKAVKEVLKETLGMKHDFVGYVLLAHFGYILLFLFLFAYGTKALNFQKR, from the exons GTTCTTGGACTTGACATTTGTGCTGATATTATTGTTGGTGATGAGATGAAAAGAGGCATTTCTGGTGGGCAAAAGAAACGTGTGACAACTG GTGAGATGTTAACTGGACCGGCAAAGGCTTTGTTCATGGATGAAATATCTACTGGGCTTGATAGTTCCAGCACATTTCAGATTGTCAAATACATCAGACAGATGGTTCATGTGATGAATAATACAGTGATGATCTCCCTTCTCCAGCCTCCGCCTGAGACCTACAATTTATTTGATGACATCATTTTACTATCAGAAGGTTACGTAGTCTACCATGGGCCACGGGCTGATATCCTTGAGTTCTTTGAGAGTGCTGGTTTCCGGTGCCCTGAACGGAAAGGAGTGGCAGACTTCCTTCAAGAGGTGACTTCCAGGAAAGATCAACAGCAGTATTGGTGCCACGACCAGGAACATTATCGTTATGTGTCAGTCCCAGAGTTTGTGCAACATTTCAAGACATTTCATGTTGGCCAGAAGCTCCAGAAAGAGTTACAAGTTCCTTATGACAAGTCTAAAACACATCCTGCTGCATTGACTACCAAGAAGTATGGGTTATCTAGCTGGGAGTCTCTCAAGGCAGTCTTGTCCAGAGAATGGTTGCTGATGAGGCGCAACTCCTTCCTCTACATATTCAAGTTTGTTCAATTGTTTATGCTGGCACTCATAACCATGACAGTGTTTTTCAGAACAAAGATGCCCAGTGGAAAGTTTTCTGATAATGGCAAATTTAATGGTGCTTTGGCTTCTTCTTTAATCACAATCATGTTCATTGGAGTTACTGAGATGAACATGACCATAAAAAAGCTACCAGTATTCTATAAACAGAGAGACTACTTGTTCTTTCCAGCATGGACCTATGGACTTGCAACCATACTATTAAAGATTCCCTTTTCATTCCTGGATTCATTTATGTGGACAACTGTTACATATTATGTTATGGGTTTTGCACCTGCTGCTGGAAG GTTCTTCAGCCAGTTTCTAGCATACTTTTTAACACACCAGATGGCTGTGGCCATGTTTCGGTTGCTAGGTGCAATTTTGAAGACAATGGTTGTGGCTAATACATTTGGCATGTTTTCGCTGCTTATTGTTTTCTTGTTTGGAGGGTTTCTCATCCCCAGAC AGGATATTAAACCATGGTGGATTTGGGCCTACTGGGTATCTCCCATGATGTACAGTAATAATGCTATATCTATCAATGAATTCCTTGCCACTAGATGGGCCGGT CCGAACACTGCTGCAAACATTAATGCACCAACAATAGGGAAGGCTATTCTGAAATTTAAAGGCTACTTTGGTGGTCAATGGGGGTACTGGCTTTCCATCGGTGCCATGATAGGATTTATTATTCTTTTCAATGTTCTCTTCCTTTGTGCTCTTACATTCTTGAGCC CTGGTGGCAGTTCAAATGCTGTTATTTCTGATGACGACGACAAAAAGAAGTCAacagatcaagaacaaatgcaCCAGGTTCCCCATG GTACGGATGAAGCAGCAAACAGGAGAACCCAGACAGGAATGGTCTTGCCCTTCCAACCACTTTCACTTTCTTTCAACCACATGAACTACTACGTTGACATGCCTGCT GCAATGAAAGAACAAGGTTTTACAGAAAGCCGCCTTCAATTGCTATCTGATATTAGTGGCGCATTCAGACCAGGTGTTCTGACTGCACTAGTTGGTGTCAGTGGAGCTGGAAAGACCACTCTAATGGATGTACTGGCAGGAAGAAAGACAAGTGGAACTATTGAGGGAGATATAAAGCTTTCTGGTTACCCTAAGAAACAGGAAACTTTTGCTCGCATCAGTGGCTATTGTGAACAAACTGATATCCATTCACCAAATGTTACTGTGTATGAATCACTCATTTATTCTGCTTGGTTGCGTCTTTCTTCAGAAGTTGATGAGAATACTAGAAAG ATGTTTGTGGAAGAAGTGATGTCACTAGTTGAGCTTGATATATTGCGTGATGCTCTGGTTGGTCTCCCTGGTGTTAGTGGGTTATCGACTGAACAAAGGAAGAGACTGACCATTGCTGTAGAACTAGTGGCAAACCCTTCAATTATATTCATGGACGAGCCAACTTCTGGCCTTGATGCTCGAGCTGCTGCAATTGTCATGCGTACAGTGAGAAATACAGTTAACACTGGACGGACAGTGGTTTGTACGATCCATCAGCCCAGCATTGATATCTTCGAGGCTTTTGATGAG CTTCTGTTGCTGAAGAGAGGAGGGCGTGTCATATATGCTGGCCAGCTTGGTGTTCAATCTCGCATACTAGTTGACTATTTCGAG GCAATTCCAGGTGTTCCAAAAATTACAGAAGGATACAATCCAGCAACATGGATGCTGGAAGTCAGCTCTCCTCTAGCTGAGGCTCGCATGAATGTTGATTTTGCTGAAATTTATGCAAATTCTGCTCTTTACCG GAGCAATCAAGAACTTATTAAGGAGTTGAGCATTCCACCACCAGGCTACCAGGATCTTTCCTTCCCTTCTAAATATGCCCAAAATTTCCGAAATCAATGTATGGCAAATACATGGAAGCAATTTCGATCTTATTGGAAGAATCCACCCTACAATGCAATGCGCTATCTTATGACACTTCTCTATAGTGTTGTGTTCGGTACAGTCTTTTGGCGCAAGGGAAAGAATGT AGGAACAGAACAGGACCTGCTCAATCTACTTGGAGCCACATATGCTGCTATTTTCTTCCTTGGAGCTGCAAATTTGCTCTCAGCTCTACCTGTTTTTTCTATCGAAAGGACAGTCTTCTACCGTGAAAAGGCTGCTGGGATGTTCTCTCCATTGTCCTATGCATTTGCGCTG ACTGTCGTGGAGCTTGTCTACAACATTGCTCAGGGTATTCTTTATACTGTCCCTATCTACGCTATGATTGGCTATGACTGGAAGGCAGACAAATTCTTCTACTTCCTGTTCTTTATCACTGCTTGCTTCCTCTACTTCACACTGTTTGGTGCAATGCTGATTGCCTGCACTCCTTCCCAAATGCTCGCAAGTATTCTTGTCTCATTCACTCTCACCAGCTGGAACATCTTCGCGGGATTCCTCATACCCCGACCG GCGTTGCCTATCTGGTGGCGATGGTACTACTGGTGTGACCCCGTGGCCTGGACCATCTATGGCGTCATCGCGTCGCAGTTTGGCGACATAGGCCGTAGCGTTGAGGTTCCTGGCAACCTCGCCGGCAAAGCAGTTAAGGAAGTTCTGAAAGAAACCCTGGGCATGAAGCACGACTTCGTCGGCTACGTCCTGCTGGCGCACTTCGGCTACATCCtcttgttcctcttcctcttcgctTACGGCACCAAGGCCTTGAACTTCCAGAAACGGTAG